The following proteins are encoded in a genomic region of Necator americanus strain Aroian chromosome II, whole genome shotgun sequence:
- a CDS encoding hypothetical protein (NECATOR_CHRII.G7153.T1) — protein sequence MTKIIPSIWIDERTPDSWRHAIIIPLHKKLSVTDPRNYRGISLLRVMYKVLERIILDRFIKHREEITRDEQAGFRPGRSTIDQVFIVRRVIEIRQRYSKPMQLDFEAAFDSPHRGRLLNTLRADGVPGKFVRLLDDMNQRTAAAVRTPAGCTTSFEVVSGVRQGEVAGPFLFNFAIDDIMRRTVDQCPADIVLAPSGCPLTELEYVDDVVIFAESSTKLQHVVSIISKVAAAYGLRLYPDKCKQIWISSRPRTGIRVDGQPIELVDEFCYLGCTLKNNGSYERDVQQRCDKAASASNSSTKCLWSTPITNEVKLRVYLSAIRPIMMYGSETWAAPSTVMEKLDCTERKLLRRLLGYFWPRGPADRLVQRVLRSSSGSSWKNPPDRKRKFWTEAVKEDLRTLGVDRQFRRDYSHMIMQFGQFLSHDITHAPLDQGPNAEALNCSSCDSFRTVSTSCMPIPVPEDDPFFSPIIEDEPQCIPFVRSLNGQRQLGPRTQINQLTAYIDGSVIYGSTICEANALRAGHGGKLKTSHSSEKSGSLLPQAEDRSQCQSYPRYPCFMSGDERVSQHPGITTLHILFHREHNRLASKLSSINPHWDDEMLYQETRRIVGAEIAHITFNEFLPKVLGNEVVDKYDLRPKPNGYFTGYDEHCEATLSHSFSTSAYRFGHSLARRTSPKQYSSKMKGCSPVLNTVNGVAVGEATLPIWREHFKTLLNRLAPSAPELEHVHRLTYVVNEAPPTESEVPVYPISAEILKYLPPSGIRGMTKIIPSIWIDERTPDSWRHAIITPLHKKLSVTDPRNYRGISLLRGMYKVLERIILDRFIKHREEITRDEQAGFRPGRSTIDQVFIVRRVIEIWQRYSNPMQLDFEAAFDSPHRGRLLNTLRADGVPGKFVRLLDDMNQRTTAAVRTPSGCTTPFEVVIGIRQGTLAGPFVFNFAIDDVMRGTVDQCPADIVLAPSGCPLTELEYVDDVVIFAESSTKLQHVVSIISKVAAAYGLRLYPDKCKQIWISSRPRTGIRVDGQPIELVDEFCYLGCTLKNNGSYERDVQQRCDKAASASNSLTKCLWSTPITNEVKLRVYLSAIRPIMMYGSETWAAPSTVMEKLDCTERKLLRRLLGYFWPRETGRSPCSTNSEEFAGFELEEATWPKAKVLDEVIQCKLLLKIEKVEQSCVQGRHTSAKMRVIASGDDISPPIKSHKSCRFFSRPDAYFHNYTSPLDLAQNFEYADAIYDMKNGGAGSILLGLVSSSAMAADRHLNDALRNYLFSIRGKPQSGHDLAAINIMRGRDHGVPPYVAHRKLCGLATPVSFADLSGEMSTSAVEALSSVYESVEDIDLFTGIISETPMKGAMVGPTAACIIADQFSRIKKCDRFHYENDGSQKFSQDQLDQIRQITLSSVICANHGWIRKLQPDAFSIPDDIVNAPTNCGYVPKLDLAKWIDLDGCPISNSLSLSHGESTLISPCTGCTCTQEGLRCKATVVHDCYAVAEKYSVAEMKQDPACIIQCSSIFKKKYV from the exons atgacaaagatcatcccttcaatatggatagacgaaaggacacctgattcgtggagacacgctatcataattcccctccacaagaaattATCCGTCACagaccccaggaattatcgaggaatctctttgctgcgtgttatgtacaaggtattggaacGCATTATATTGGACCGAtttattaaacatcgcgaagaaataACGCGCGatgagcaagctggctttcgtcctggccgatctacgattgaccaggtgttcatcgtcaggagagtgatcgaaatccggcagcggtattcgaagccaatgcaactggactttgaagccgcgttcgactctcctcaccgaggccgtcttctcaacacgctccgcgccgatggagtaccaggaaagttcgttcgcttgcttgatgacatgaatcaacgaacagctgctgcagttcgaacaccagccggatgtacaacatcgtttgaagtggtaagtggagtaagacaaggggaagtggcaggacctttcctgttcaatttcgcaatcgacgacattatgcgaagaacagtcgaccagtgtcctgcagacattgtcttagcaccatctgggtgccccttgactgaacTCGAGTACgtcgacgatgttgttatattcgctgaaagcagtacgaaacttcaacatgttgtcagcATTATATCGAAGGTGGCTGcggcctatggactacgtctataccctgataaatgcaagcagatatggatctcttcgagacctcgaacgggaatcagggtggacggacaaccgatagaactcgtcgatgagttctgttacctgggctgtacgctgaagaacaacggtagctacgagagagatgttcagcaaagatgcgatAAGGCAGCTTCTGCATCTAACTCctcaacgaaatgcctgtggtcgacccccatcaccaacgaagtcaagctgcgagtctacctatccgcaattcgccccatcatgatgtacggttcggagacttgggcagcaccatcaacggttatggagaagcttgactgcacggaacgaaagctgcttagacggctactcggctacttttggcctagg ggaccggcagatcgccttgttcaacgagttctgaggagttcgtcgggttcgagctggaagaatcCACCTgaccgaaaacggaagttctggactgaggcggtgaaagaggacctgaggacactcggggtggataggcagttcaggcgagac tattCACATATGATTATGCAATTTGGACAGTTTTTAAGTCATGATATCACTCACGCACCTCTCGACCAAGGACCGAATGCTGAAGCACTGAACTGCAGCAG CTGCGATTCATTTCGCACTGTTTCTACAAGTTGCATGCCGATTCCAGTGCCAGAGGACGATCCATTCTTCAGTCCCATCATTGAGGATGAACCACAGTGTATCCCATTCGTGAGGAGTCTTAATGGCCAACGTCAGCTTGGACCAAGAACCCAGATAAATCAG CTCACAGCTTACATTGATGGGTCCGTTATTTACGGCTCAACAATTTGCGAAGCTAATGCATTGAGAGCAGGACATGGAGGGAAACTCAAGACAAGTCACAGCTCAGAGAAATCCGGGAG TCTCCTCCCGCAAGCAGAAGATCGGTCGCAATGTCAATCCTATCCAAGATATCCTTGCTTTATGTCTGGAGACGAACGCGTTTCTCAACATCCTGGAATTACTACCTTACATATTT TATTTCATCGCGAACACAATCGCTTAGCCAGCAAACTATCTTCAATTAATCCACATTGGGACGATGAAATGCTTTACCAG GAAACGCGGCGCATAGTAGGCGCTGAAATTGCTCACATCACGTTCAACGAATTTTTGCCAAAGGTGCTTGGAAACGAGGTTGTCGACAAGTACGACCTCCGCCCGAAACCGAATGGATATTTCACTG GTTACGATGAACATTGCGAAGCCACTCTATCACATTCATTTTCAACATCTGCTTACCGCTTTGGACATTCGTTAGCGAGACG cacatcgccaaaacAGTATAGCAGCAAAATGAAAggatgttctcctgtcctcaacactgtcaatggagtagctgtcggtgaagcgacccttccaatttggagggaacacttcaagaccttgctgaaccggctagcaccgtcagcgcctgaactcgagcacgttcatagactgACATATGTGGTTAACGAGGCGCCACCGACCGAATCGGAGGTTCCAGTGTATccaattagcgcagaaatactaaaatatcttcctccgtctgggattcgtgggatgacaaagatcatcccttcaatatggatagacgaaaggacacctgattcgtggagacacgctatcataactcccctccacaagaagttatccgtgacggaccctaggaattatcgaggaatctctttgctgcgtggtatgtacaaggtattggagcggatCATCCTGGACCGAtttattaaacatcgcgaagaaataACGCGCGatgagcaagctggctttcgtcctggccgatctacgattgaccaagtgttcatcgtcaggagagtgatcgaaatctggcagcggtattcgaatcCAATGCaactggactttgaagccgcgttcgactctcctcaccgaggccgtcttctcaacacgctccgcgccgatggagtaccaggaaagttcgttcgcttgcttgatgacatgaatcaacgaacaactgctgcagttcgaacaccatccgggtgtacaacaccgtttgaggtggtaattGGAATAAGACAAGGGACGTTGGCAGGACCTTTcgtgttcaatttcgccatcgacgacgtTATGCGaggaacagtcgaccagtgtcctgccgacattgtcttagcaccatctgggtgccccttgactgaacTCGAGTACgtcgacgatgttgttatattcgctgaaagcagtacgaaacttcaacatgttgtcagcATTATATCGAAGGTGGCTGcggcctatggactacgtctataccctgataaatgcaagcagatatggatctcttcgagacctcgaacgggaatcagggtggacggacaaccgatagaactcgtcgatgagttctgttacctgggctgtacgctgaagaacaacggtagctacgagagagatgttcagcaaagatgcgatAAGGCAGCTTCTGCAtctaactccttaacgaaatgcctgtggtcgacccccatcaccaacgaagtcaagctgcgagtctacctatccgcaattcgccccatcatgatgtacggttcggagacttgggcagcaccatcaacggttatggagaagcttgactgcacggaacgaaagctgcttagacggctactcggctacttttggcctagg gagactggcagatcgccttgttcaacgaattctgaggagtttgccgggttcgagctggaagaagccacctggccgaaagcGAAAGTTTTGGACGAAG TGATTCAGTGCAAGCTCTtgctgaagatcgagaaggttgagcagagctgtgttcaaggacggcacacctcggcgaagatgcgggtaatcgcgtcaggtgatgacatcagcccgccaaTTAAGTCACATAAGTCATGTAG ATTCTTTTCACGCCCTGATGCCTACTTCCATAACTACACTTCTCCACTTGATCTCGCACAGAATTTCGAGTACGCAGACGCCATCTACGATATGAAAAACG GTGGTGCTGGATCTATACTTCTTGGTCTCGTGAGTTCGTCTGCTATGGCTGCAGATAGACATCTCAACGATGCCCTCAG GAACTACCTCTTTTCCATACGTGGAAAACCTCAAAGTGGACATGACCTTGCTGCCATAAACATCATGAGAGGAAGGGATCATGGAGTACCACCGTACGTCGCACATAG aaagttgTGTGGTCTCGCTACTCCGGTATCGTTTGCTGATTTATCTGGTGAAATGTCTACGTCTGCTGTTGAAGCTCTTAGTTCAGTGTATGAATCGGTTGAAGATATCGACTTGTTTACTGGGATAATTTCAGAAACGCCGATGAAAG GAGCTATGGTTGGCCCAACCGCAGCATGTATTATAGCTGACCAATTCTcaagaataaagaaatgtgATCGATTTCACTATGAAAATGACGGATCACAGAAATTCTCGCAAG ATCAACTTGACCAGATAAGACAAATCACACTATCATCGGTGATCTGCGCGAATCATGGCTGGATAAGAAAACTTCAACCAGATGCATTTTCCATACCAGATGACATCGT AAATGCTCCAACTAACTGCGGCTACGTTCCCAAACTTGATTTGGCAAAATGGATCGATTTAGATGGATGTCCCATCTCAAACTCCTTGTCTCTTTCGCATGGAGAAAGTACACTAATCTCTCCGTGTACTGGCTGTACTTGCACCCAAGAAGGA CTTCGTTGCAAAGCAACAGTAGTTCACGACTGCTATGCGGTAGCTGAAAAGTATTCTGTGGCAGAAATGAAACAG GATCCTGCATGCATAATTCAGTGTTCTTCCATATTTAAGAAGAAGTACGTCTAA
- a CDS encoding hypothetical protein (NECATOR_CHRII.G7153.T2), which produces MYKVLERIILDRFIKHREEITRDEQAGFRPGRSTIDQVFIVRRVIEIRQRYSKPMQLDFEAAFDSPHRGRLLNTLRADGVPGKFVRLLDDMNQRTAAAVRTPAGCTTSFEVVSGVRQGEVAGPFLFNFAIDDIMRRTVDQCPADIVLAPSGCPLTELEYVDDVVIFAESSTKLQHVVSIISKVAAAYGLRLYPDKCKQIWISSRPRTGIRVDGQPIELVDEFCYLGCTLKNNGSYERDVQQRCDKAASASNSSTKCLWSTPITNEVKLRVYLSAIRPIMMYGSETWAAPSTVMEKLDCTERKLLRRLLGYFWPRGPADRLVQRVLRSSSGSSWKNPPDRKRKFWTEAVKEDLRTLGVDRQFRRDYSHMIMQFGQFLSHDITHAPLDQGPNAEALNCSSCDSFRTVSTSCMPIPVPEDDPFFSPIIEDEPQCIPFVRSLNGQRQLGPRTQINQLTAYIDGSVIYGSTICEANALRAGHGGKLKTSHSSEKSGSLLPQAEDRSQCQSYPRYPCFMSGDERVSQHPGITTLHILFHREHNRLASKLSSINPHWDDEMLYQETRRIVGAEIAHITFNEFLPKVLGNEVVDKYDLRPKPNGYFTGYDEHCEATLSHSFSTSAYRFGHSLARRTSPKQYSSKMKGCSPVLNTVNGVAVGEATLPIWREHFKTLLNRLAPSAPELEHVHRLTYVVNEAPPTESEVPVYPISAEILKYLPPSGIRGMTKIIPSIWIDERTPDSWRHAIITPLHKKLSVTDPRNYRGISLLRGMYKVLERIILDRFIKHREEITRDEQAGFRPGRSTIDQVFIVRRVIEIWQRYSNPMQLDFEAAFDSPHRGRLLNTLRADGVPGKFVRLLDDMNQRTTAAVRTPSGCTTPFEVVIGIRQGTLAGPFVFNFAIDDVMRGTVDQCPADIVLAPSGCPLTELEYVDDVVIFAESSTKLQHVVSIISKVAAAYGLRLYPDKCKQIWISSRPRTGIRVDGQPIELVDEFCYLGCTLKNNGSYERDVQQRCDKAASASNSLTKCLWSTPITNEVKLRVYLSAIRPIMMYGSETWAAPSTVMEKLDCTERKLLRRLLGYFWPRETGRSPCSTNSEEFAGFELEEATWPKAKVLDEVIQCKLLLKIEKVEQSCVQGRHTSAKMRVIASGDDISPPIKSHKFFSRPDAYFHNYTSPLDLAQNFEYADAIYDMKNGGAGSILLGLVSSSAMAADRHLNDALRNYLFSIRGKPQSGHDLAAINIMRGRDHGVPPYVAHRKLCGLATPVSFADLSGEMSTSAVEALSSVYESVEDIDLFTGIISETPMKGAMVGPTAACIIADQFSRIKKCDRFHYENDGSQKFSQDQLDQIRQITLSSVICANHGWIRKLQPDAFSIPDDIVNAPTNCGYVPKLDLAKWIDLDGCPISNSLSLSHGESTLISPCTGCTCTQEGLRCKATVVHDCYAVAEKYSVAEMKQDPACIIQCSSIFKKKYV; this is translated from the exons atgtacaaggtattggaacGCATTATATTGGACCGAtttattaaacatcgcgaagaaataACGCGCGatgagcaagctggctttcgtcctggccgatctacgattgaccaggtgttcatcgtcaggagagtgatcgaaatccggcagcggtattcgaagccaatgcaactggactttgaagccgcgttcgactctcctcaccgaggccgtcttctcaacacgctccgcgccgatggagtaccaggaaagttcgttcgcttgcttgatgacatgaatcaacgaacagctgctgcagttcgaacaccagccggatgtacaacatcgtttgaagtggtaagtggagtaagacaaggggaagtggcaggacctttcctgttcaatttcgcaatcgacgacattatgcgaagaacagtcgaccagtgtcctgcagacattgtcttagcaccatctgggtgccccttgactgaacTCGAGTACgtcgacgatgttgttatattcgctgaaagcagtacgaaacttcaacatgttgtcagcATTATATCGAAGGTGGCTGcggcctatggactacgtctataccctgataaatgcaagcagatatggatctcttcgagacctcgaacgggaatcagggtggacggacaaccgatagaactcgtcgatgagttctgttacctgggctgtacgctgaagaacaacggtagctacgagagagatgttcagcaaagatgcgatAAGGCAGCTTCTGCATCTAACTCctcaacgaaatgcctgtggtcgacccccatcaccaacgaagtcaagctgcgagtctacctatccgcaattcgccccatcatgatgtacggttcggagacttgggcagcaccatcaacggttatggagaagcttgactgcacggaacgaaagctgcttagacggctactcggctacttttggcctagg ggaccggcagatcgccttgttcaacgagttctgaggagttcgtcgggttcgagctggaagaatcCACCTgaccgaaaacggaagttctggactgaggcggtgaaagaggacctgaggacactcggggtggataggcagttcaggcgagac tattCACATATGATTATGCAATTTGGACAGTTTTTAAGTCATGATATCACTCACGCACCTCTCGACCAAGGACCGAATGCTGAAGCACTGAACTGCAGCAG CTGCGATTCATTTCGCACTGTTTCTACAAGTTGCATGCCGATTCCAGTGCCAGAGGACGATCCATTCTTCAGTCCCATCATTGAGGATGAACCACAGTGTATCCCATTCGTGAGGAGTCTTAATGGCCAACGTCAGCTTGGACCAAGAACCCAGATAAATCAG CTCACAGCTTACATTGATGGGTCCGTTATTTACGGCTCAACAATTTGCGAAGCTAATGCATTGAGAGCAGGACATGGAGGGAAACTCAAGACAAGTCACAGCTCAGAGAAATCCGGGAG TCTCCTCCCGCAAGCAGAAGATCGGTCGCAATGTCAATCCTATCCAAGATATCCTTGCTTTATGTCTGGAGACGAACGCGTTTCTCAACATCCTGGAATTACTACCTTACATATTT TATTTCATCGCGAACACAATCGCTTAGCCAGCAAACTATCTTCAATTAATCCACATTGGGACGATGAAATGCTTTACCAG GAAACGCGGCGCATAGTAGGCGCTGAAATTGCTCACATCACGTTCAACGAATTTTTGCCAAAGGTGCTTGGAAACGAGGTTGTCGACAAGTACGACCTCCGCCCGAAACCGAATGGATATTTCACTG GTTACGATGAACATTGCGAAGCCACTCTATCACATTCATTTTCAACATCTGCTTACCGCTTTGGACATTCGTTAGCGAGACG cacatcgccaaaacAGTATAGCAGCAAAATGAAAggatgttctcctgtcctcaacactgtcaatggagtagctgtcggtgaagcgacccttccaatttggagggaacacttcaagaccttgctgaaccggctagcaccgtcagcgcctgaactcgagcacgttcatagactgACATATGTGGTTAACGAGGCGCCACCGACCGAATCGGAGGTTCCAGTGTATccaattagcgcagaaatactaaaatatcttcctccgtctgggattcgtgggatgacaaagatcatcccttcaatatggatagacgaaaggacacctgattcgtggagacacgctatcataactcccctccacaagaagttatccgtgacggaccctaggaattatcgaggaatctctttgctgcgtggtatgtacaaggtattggagcggatCATCCTGGACCGAtttattaaacatcgcgaagaaataACGCGCGatgagcaagctggctttcgtcctggccgatctacgattgaccaagtgttcatcgtcaggagagtgatcgaaatctggcagcggtattcgaatcCAATGCaactggactttgaagccgcgttcgactctcctcaccgaggccgtcttctcaacacgctccgcgccgatggagtaccaggaaagttcgttcgcttgcttgatgacatgaatcaacgaacaactgctgcagttcgaacaccatccgggtgtacaacaccgtttgaggtggtaattGGAATAAGACAAGGGACGTTGGCAGGACCTTTcgtgttcaatttcgccatcgacgacgtTATGCGaggaacagtcgaccagtgtcctgccgacattgtcttagcaccatctgggtgccccttgactgaacTCGAGTACgtcgacgatgttgttatattcgctgaaagcagtacgaaacttcaacatgttgtcagcATTATATCGAAGGTGGCTGcggcctatggactacgtctataccctgataaatgcaagcagatatggatctcttcgagacctcgaacgggaatcagggtggacggacaaccgatagaactcgtcgatgagttctgttacctgggctgtacgctgaagaacaacggtagctacgagagagatgttcagcaaagatgcgatAAGGCAGCTTCTGCAtctaactccttaacgaaatgcctgtggtcgacccccatcaccaacgaagtcaagctgcgagtctacctatccgcaattcgccccatcatgatgtacggttcggagacttgggcagcaccatcaacggttatggagaagcttgactgcacggaacgaaagctgcttagacggctactcggctacttttggcctagg gagactggcagatcgccttgttcaacgaattctgaggagtttgccgggttcgagctggaagaagccacctggccgaaagcGAAAGTTTTGGACGAAG TGATTCAGTGCAAGCTCTtgctgaagatcgagaaggttgagcagagctgtgttcaaggacggcacacctcggcgaagatgcgggtaatcgcgtcaggtgatgacatcagcccgccaaTTAAGTCACATAA ATTCTTTTCACGCCCTGATGCCTACTTCCATAACTACACTTCTCCACTTGATCTCGCACAGAATTTCGAGTACGCAGACGCCATCTACGATATGAAAAACG GTGGTGCTGGATCTATACTTCTTGGTCTCGTGAGTTCGTCTGCTATGGCTGCAGATAGACATCTCAACGATGCCCTCAG GAACTACCTCTTTTCCATACGTGGAAAACCTCAAAGTGGACATGACCTTGCTGCCATAAACATCATGAGAGGAAGGGATCATGGAGTACCACCGTACGTCGCACATAG aaagttgTGTGGTCTCGCTACTCCGGTATCGTTTGCTGATTTATCTGGTGAAATGTCTACGTCTGCTGTTGAAGCTCTTAGTTCAGTGTATGAATCGGTTGAAGATATCGACTTGTTTACTGGGATAATTTCAGAAACGCCGATGAAAG GAGCTATGGTTGGCCCAACCGCAGCATGTATTATAGCTGACCAATTCTcaagaataaagaaatgtgATCGATTTCACTATGAAAATGACGGATCACAGAAATTCTCGCAAG ATCAACTTGACCAGATAAGACAAATCACACTATCATCGGTGATCTGCGCGAATCATGGCTGGATAAGAAAACTTCAACCAGATGCATTTTCCATACCAGATGACATCGT AAATGCTCCAACTAACTGCGGCTACGTTCCCAAACTTGATTTGGCAAAATGGATCGATTTAGATGGATGTCCCATCTCAAACTCCTTGTCTCTTTCGCATGGAGAAAGTACACTAATCTCTCCGTGTACTGGCTGTACTTGCACCCAAGAAGGA CTTCGTTGCAAAGCAACAGTAGTTCACGACTGCTATGCGGTAGCTGAAAAGTATTCTGTGGCAGAAATGAAACAG GATCCTGCATGCATAATTCAGTGTTCTTCCATATTTAAGAAGAAGTACGTCTAA